From a single Tursiops truncatus isolate mTurTru1 chromosome 20, mTurTru1.mat.Y, whole genome shotgun sequence genomic region:
- the SMG8 gene encoding nonsense-mediated mRNA decay factor SMG8 translates to MAGPVSLRELLMGASAWTGSESPEGSPTEGGGSAAGGPEPPWREDEICVVGIFGKTALRLNSEKFSLVNTVCDRQVFPLFRRQDPGDSGPGIRTEAGVVGEAGGAGVPGAGSGDPVRGGVAVAEGNRTEPGSQDYSLLQAYYNQESKVLYLLLTSICDNSQLLRACRALQSGEAGGGLPLPHAEAHEFWKHQEKLQCLSLLYLFSVCHILLLVHPTCSFDITYDRVFRALDGLRQKVLPLLKTAIKDCPVGKDWKLNCRPCPPRLLFLFQLNGALKVEPPRNQDPAHPEKPKKHSPKRRLQHALEDQIYRIFRKSRVLTNQSINCLFTVPANQAFVYIVPGSQEEDPVGMLLDQLRSHCTVKDPESLLVPAPLSGSRRYQVMRQHSRQQLSFHTDTSSSSSSGQLVDFTLREFLWQHVELVLSKKGFDDSVGRNPQPSHFELPTYQKWISAASKLYEVAIDGKEEDPGSPTGELTSKILSSIKVLEGFLDIDTKFSENRCQKALPMAHSAYQSNLPHNYTMTVHKNQLAQALRVYSQHARGPAFHKYAMQLHEDCYKFWSNGHQLCEERSLTDQHCVHKFHSLPKSGEKPEPDRNPPVLYHNSRARSTGACNCGRKQAPRDDPFDIKAANYDFYQLLEEKCCGKLDHINFPVFEPSTPDPAPAKNESSPAPPDADADKLKEKEPQTQGESTSLSLALSLGQSTDSLGTYPADPQAGGDNPEVHGQGEVKTEKRPNLVDRQASTVEYLPGMLHSNCPKGLLPKFSSWSLIKLGPAKSYNFHTGLDQQGFIPGTNYLMPWDIVIRTRAEDEGDLDTNSWPAPNKAVPGKRSAVVMGRGRRRDDIARAFVGFEYEDSRGRRFMCSGPDKVMKVMGSGPKESALKALNSDMPLYILSSSQGRGLKPHYAQLMRLFVVVPDAPLQIILMPQVQPGPPPCPVFYPEKQEITLPPDGLWVLRFPYAYVTERGPCFPTKENVQLMSYKVLRGVLKAVTQ, encoded by the exons ATGGCGGGTCCTGTCAGTTTGAGAGAGCTTTTAATGGGCGCTTCAGCCTGGACAGGCTCTGAAAGTCCCGAGGGGTCCCCTACAGAGGGTGGTGGGAGCGCGGCTGGCGGACCGGAGCCTCCTTGGCGGGAGGATGAGATCTGCGTGGTGGGAATCTTCGGCAAGACGGCTCTGCGCCTGAATTCCGAGAAGTTTTCACTTGTGAACACCGTGTGCGACCGACAGGTTTTCCCCCTATTTCGCCGCCAAGATCCTGGAGACTCGGGGCCTGGAATCAGGACCGAGGCTGGGGTCGTCGGGGAGGCTGGTGGAGCCGGGGTCCCTGGCGCCGGGTCCGGGGATCCAGTTCGGGGAGGTGTAGCTGTCGCGGAAGGGAACCGAACTGAGCCAGGTTCCCAGGACTACAGCCTTCTGCAAGCCTATTACAACCAGGAAAGCAAAGTTCTGTATCTTCTTTTAACTTCCATCTGTGACAATTCCCAGCTTCTCCGGGCTTGTCGGGCCCTTCAGAGCGGGGAAGCTGGAGGTGGCCTCCCTTTACCTCATGCGGAAGCGCACGAGTTCTGGAAGCATCAAGAGAAACTGCAGTGCCTCAGTCTCCTTTACCTTTTCTCCGTCTGTCACATCTTGCTTCTGGTCCATCCCACTTGTTCCTTTGACATCACTTATGATCGAGTATTCAGAGCCCTGGATGGACTGAGACAGAAAGTACTGCCCCTCCTCAAAACAGCCATTAAGGATTGTCCAGTTGGCAAAGACTGGAAGCTAAACTGCAGACCTTGCCCACCTAgactccttttcctctttcaacTCAATGGAGCACTCAAGGTGGAACCCCCTCGGAATCAAGACCCAGCTCATCCAGAGAAGCCCAAGAAGCATTCTCCCAAAAGGAGACTGCAGCATGCCCTGGAAGACCAGATTTATAGAATCTTCCGGAAGAGTCGTGTCTTGACTAATCAGAGTATCAACTGCCTCTTTACTGTGCCGGCCAATCAGGCGTTTGTGTACATAGTTCCTGGAAGCCAGGAGGAGGACCCAGTAGGCATGTTGCTGGACCAACTTAGGAGTCATTGTACTGTGAAAGACCCTGAATCTTTGCTGGTCCCTGCACCCCTTTCTGGGTCCAGGCGATACCAGGTGATGAGGCAGCACAGCCGACAACAGCTGTCTTTCCACACTGACACTAGCAGTTCCAGTTCTTCTGGGCAGCTAGTGGATTTCACTCTTCGGGAATTCCTATGGCAGCATGTAGAGCTAGTACTAAGCAAGAAAGGTTTTGATGACAGTGTGGGCAGGAACCCACAGCCTTCCCATTTTGAACTTCCTACTTATCAGAAGTGGATCTCAGCAGCTTCAAAACTGTATGAAGTAGCTATCGATGGGAAAGAGGAGGACCCGGGCTCTCCCACTGGGGAGCTAACGTCTAAGATTTTAAGCAGTATTAAAGTCTTGGAAGGGTTTTTGGATATTGACACAAAATTCTCAGAGAACCGGTGCCAGAAAGCTTTACCCATGGCCCATAGTGCCTACCAGTCAAATTTGCCTCATAATTACACAATGACTGTCCATAAGAATCAGCTTGCCCAGGCTCTTCGAGTGTACAGTCAACATGCTAGGGGTCCAGCCTTTCACAAATATGCCATGCAGTTACACGAGGACTGCTACAAGTTTTGGAGCAATGGCCATCAGCTCTGTGAGGAGAGGAGTTTAACTGATCAACACTGTGTACATAAATTTCACTCCTTACCTAAATCAG GAGAAAAACCAGAGCCTGATAGAAATCCTCCTGTGCTGTATCACAATAGCCGAGCTCGATCCACTGGTGCCTGTAACTGTGGAAGGAAACAGGCACCTCGAGATGATCCCTTTGATATCAAGGCAGCTAACTATGACTTTTATCAG CTTCTGGAAGAAAAATGTTGTGGAAAATTGGATCACATCAATTTCCCAGTATTTGAACCAAGTACTCCAGATCCTGCTCCTGCCAAAAACGAATCATCTCCTGCCCCTCCAGATGCAGATGCTgataaacttaaagaaaaagaacctcAAACCCAAGGAGAGAGCACAAGCCTGAGTTTAGCTTTGAGCTTAGGCCAATCCACAGATAGTTTAGGTACCTATCCAGCTGACCCACAAGCAGGAGGAGATAATCCAGAAGTTCATGGtcaaggagaagtaaaaactgagaaGAGACCAAACTTGGTTGATCGGCAGGCATCCACGGTTGAATATCTCCCGGGCATGCTACACTCAAATTGCCCCAAAGGTCTCCTACCTAAATTCTCCAGCTGGTCTTTGATTAAACTAGGCCCTGCTAAGTCTTATAACTTTCATACTGGTTTGGACCAACAGGGCTTCATTCCAGGAACAAACTATCTTATGCCTTGGGACATTGTCATCAGGACTAGGGCTGAAGATGAAGGAGACTTAGACACAAATTCTTGGCCTGCTCCAAATAAAGCTGTTCCTGGAAAGAGAAGTGCAGTTGTAATGGGAAGAGGAAGACGGCGAGATGACATAGCGCGAGCATTTGTGGGCTTTGAATATGAAGACTCTCGAGGACGAAGATTTATGTGCTCAGGACCTGACAAAGTAATGAAAGTAATGGGAAGTGGGCCCAAGGAATCAGCTTTAAAAGCCCTGAATAGTGATATGCCCTTATATATTCTGTCATCATCTCAGGGTAGAGGGCTAAAACCACATTATGCTCAACTTATGAGGCTTTTCGTTGTGGTTCCTGATGCTCCTTTGCAGATAATACTAATGCCTCAG GTTCAGCCAGGCCCACCACCATGTCCAGTATTCTacccagaaaaacaagaaatcacTCTCCCACCTGATGGCCTCTGGGTTTTGAGATTTCCATATGCCTACGTGACTGAGAGAGGACCTTGTTTCCCTACGAAGGAAAATGTGCAGTTGATGAGTTACAAGGTGCTCCGTGGGGTTCTTAAAGCAGTAACACAATAA